The Engystomops pustulosus chromosome 1, aEngPut4.maternal, whole genome shotgun sequence genome has a window encoding:
- the EMB gene encoding embigin, producing MRLRALHPLLVPLCCGILSIASPGITSKPAGPNTTPEALERNQDGIYNYTTAEHSISIADFSAKDNKKNIVIEDVLHLKLQCSLVVASKDLQIGVSWRRNNQPISSNLYTYNNTDNLLHTTYEFVVTDTNKTGDYACVFRSGAEVNGTFHVQAPPIHGGSKALVSYYGDFIVVKCDTSTYIPQKWTWYKIIDNEQVELNISLDSQKYEELSNKLNETKLQITNLSEGDNGGYVCKATFKNVETEAQVHIKVLSYMVPLKVFLVIAAEVAILVAVILVYEVISKKKQGQEDVKKDYEPMAQLKSEDSNIGEASTARQRKV from the exons GTCCAAATACAACACCGGAGGCTCTGGAGCGCAACCAAGATGGGATTTATAATTACACCACAGCGGAGCACAGCATATCCATAGCAG acTTCTCTGCCAAAGACAATAAGAAGAACATAGTCATAGAGGACGTCCTCCATCTGAAGCTCCAGTGCAGTCTGGTTGTGGCCTCCAAGGATTTACAGATCGGTGTGTCATGGAGACGAAACAACCAACCAATTAGCAGCAACCTGTACACATACAATAATACCGATAACCTCTTGCATACGACATATGA ATTTGTAGTAACAGACACAAACAAGACCGGAGACTATGCGTGTGTGTTCCGTTCTGGCGCAGAAGTAAATGGAACGTTTCATGTACAAG cgCCTCCGATTCATGGTGGGAGCAAGGCGTTGGTCAGCTATTATGGAGATTTCATAGTTGTTAAGTGCGATACCTCAACTTACATACCCCAAAAATGGACATGGTACAAAATCATTGACAACGAGCAG GTAGAATTAAATATCTCTTTGGATTCCCAAAAATATGAAGAACTTAGCAATAAACTCAATGAAACGAAGTTACAAATCACAAATCTGTCTGAAGGTGACAACGGGGGCTACGTGTGCAAAGCTACTTTTAAAAATGTAGAAACTGAAGCACAAGTCCATATTAAGGTTCTCAGTTACATGGTTCCCCTGAAGGTCTTCCTTGTGATCGCTGCTGAAGTTGCCATCTTAGTGGCCGTTATACTGGTCTATGAGGTTATAAGCAAGAAGAAACAGGGTCAAGAAG ATGTTAAAAAAGACTATGAGCCGATGGCACAACT AAAATCTGAGGATAGCAATATTGGCGAAgcaagcactgcaaggcagaggaAGGTGTAA